The sequence aagagagagagagcactgcgtttgcgaagttcagctgtgtgtgtttgttcactgcatttcaaggaggaatgttatataaacggtgtagatcgtttgaaactgatagatggagcggttccagcactaaaagatgccgaacatgaaccgcacgcggtaagtgaaactgagtcatatgtctgtgttttgttggcaatgggtgcgcacgtgctttagtccCACCACGCGTGCAGGACGTTgtatgttttcagaaataatcgcaCAGCTGTCTCTTTGTGATCAAACAAAAGCctctacggatatttgaagagtgcaatactattctgtaagttaTCAaaattaacatgagatatgcagaaacggTCTGAGTTAAGGTGCCgagtcgagcagttctttgatcactttttggagcttcaaaaaattgccccccattcactcccattctaccgcttggaagaaaaatgatacgtggtattatgactccgactgcattattgttcaagaagaaagtcatattcagttaggatgccttgagggtgagtaaaacatggggaaattttgattcttGGTTGAAGTATCCTTTCAATTGTGATTCACATGAAAAAAGCAAGCACAAAAGAACAATAGTAGAGTGGATTTGTACACCTGTAACCTGCCGTGACAGGAAGCAGACAGGAATGAGGCTATCGCTGCTTCCCCCGCAACGCTCTCTAATGGGCTCTCTAATGGGCTCTCTAAAAGGGGATATCGCCCTTCTTCCTTCATTCTGCAAGCGCTTGTCCTCAACTCTATTACCATCCTAACACATCGATTACCGAGAACAGACCGCTGCGcaccacacaacacaaatcaattatttatttccaATAGTGAATAAACCATGCCTCTTGATCTGGATACTTAAGGGATATATGCTTTATCTATTctcaaagaaaagtaaaagGCATATTAAAACTTTGCAAACCATAATGAGGTATAAATTTGAGGTATAAGGTGTTTCTTGAAGCAAAGACAGCAAGCCTGTTGCCTAGGGCTGTAATTCTCTCTAACAAGCCAATTATTTAATTTGAATGGAGcctgaacaaacacacaatctCTCCAAAACTCTCTAAACTCAAACGTAATTATCTGCGACAGCTTTGAGAAGGCCTCCCACCAGCACCAACACAAAGTGTGAAAAATCGACTCACATGCTGgtctttattttgttattgtcCCTAATGGCAAAGCAGTGGAGGCTAAAACTCGAAAAATATTGTTGCGGAAAAAAGCACCACCACAAAATGTTATGAATGTAAATTTACGTAGGCCTATTTGGCGGACGCTGTAAGTCAGTGTGCTCCCTGATAATCAAACCATTAACCTTTGTTTTGCTAAAGCAATGATCTACCTATTGAGCTCAAGAAACACATAATGCCCGGTTACacaggcttaagactagtcccagactaaaatgaattttgagctgtcttaactgaaaataacttgccctgacatatctaaAAAATATGTCAGTGTCATTGTTTAGTCTCAAAATGAACACCAGTAATGCTTtttttaaggcattttaataaaagcgacttaaatagcctaaattaactaaggcatagtcctggtttagcctaagccttgtctgtgaaactgggccaatATGtcgtcaccttggaattataaggttctgcggtctgagtagttttgagatattgagctttgaagtttttgcatttcatatagcAAAAATGATATGAGGAACAAATCATTCCAAGtgtacaatatcaacattttctcaAATTTGTAAATGGGGTTTTTTGAAACAGGTCAAATGCAGATAGattctgaaaaatcacttttggtttagaattataaggttctatctgcaaaacattcattaaagcaatacattttcaagcaacACAATTTACTTATAActtttgttaaaacatgaaattagtgtataataatgtgtaaaaaaggtacatttacatggtttttatgacacttttttcatattttaggatgtttttttcttgctaAGTATAAAAGGCCATTGTATCGATGTTTTACCCACAGAAGGTGAGAGTCTATGTAAACACAGGTATTAGGAAGCTAGCGCTGCTGGCTAGTGTTGTGTCTAtaattatacaaaaaataatctcctcaacaaaacataaacaaaacaaaaaatacttttgtttgATCTGCTCTCATTGACAAGAGTATCAATAAAACAGTCAACCTTaaggtttcttttaaacattgttttgtgttgcaCTGTGTCCTCAGATATTCCCGTCACTGAGGAGTCAggtcacatgacaaagaaagctgatcctgattggtcctcttgtgtgcattcaaagtgctgattggctaagatagaaccttatagcaccaaattataattcgattttgaagatagaacctttttgttttcttaaaaaagtcccaaaatgcacacatttaaaaaaacaaacatggcataatgtaaataagttgacACAGAATAAGAACATGTAAATAACTAAATGTTTaccaaaatgtcagatagaaccttataattctaaggcgACGATGTTCCTACTAGTTTAAACTCTTACATTGAATCCTGAAGAGATAAAACACTGTGacattagaaaaaaatgctAAAGACAGTTAGCATTTCCATTTCCCATTAGCATTGATTATCATTACTATTGGTTCAAACAATAGCGTGAATTTGAGGGCGGGACTACTTGTTTGCTAAATAATGTAAGATATGGCAGGAAGAAAAGGTAGCAGGAGACTTTGGAAATAGTTTTTTTTGCCATGATTCTGTTTGGTTTAGCTTGTTCTGCAAACATTACAAATCTTAAGAAACACATGCTGGAATGTCCACTATTATGACCACTGACTTCTCCACACCTGTAGGTGATGATCTACCTGCTGTCTCAGGATCAGGATTAATAGTGTAGTTGAAGTTCAATGCACAGCCTCGTTCGGTCACTTGGAAGGGGAAGAAGCTTTCAAACAGGTCGACTCCTGCTTCAGCACAGCTGATCACCTCGTCAGGACAACCGACCCCCAAAATCAGCCTGAcacccacatacacacagagaaaacaaaatactttaCAAATTATGTTTTGTTGAAGCTGGGAGTGTCACAACATACCAGTATTGGCAAAAACTGTGATATTAAAACACATGATAAATATCGTGTTCATTCCACATATATCATGCATTGTAAACACTTGCATTTTTAGTGTGCTTCATTGaccaaataaaagacaaaatggaaaataaattaaattaaagatgaataatATTGTTATCATGACATTTTTTGACCAAAATAACCGtgcagtgaaaatctgatattgtgacagccctaaatattACTAAGCAAACGGGTATGTTACAGAGCTGTTTTACAATATTGTTCAATGGTTAATGTctaatgaactatcccttaaaagaCGTCACATCATACTTCAGCATTTTCTCCTCTGTGGTCCACAAATAGTGTTAGCcatgattttttatatatactgtatataaaataaaaataaaaaattttttattaataatttctcATTATATGACAGCAACAGACAATCAACTTATATTTACTTGTTTCCAACAGCATTATACACAACTGATTAGTATATAATGGACTGCTACATTGTGATGCCATAACATGAAAGATCATTATGCTATTGTGTGCAGTTCAGAAGCAACTCCGAAGCTTGGGATCTTACAATGCATTTTTGCTGTTGTTTCGGGAATACTTTTCCCAGGGTGCCCCAGAAAGACAGATTACACTGAACTCAAGTGATAAATCAAAACTAGGTTCAGCTTCAGCCCAGGGTAAATCATTAAGTATTAATACAAAGCCAGCAGATCTGCAGTTTTTTGTGCGGTTCTATTCAATGCAGATCCAGAGCTACTTCATAAACTTGTCGACTGAATCATATGGTGAAACACAAAAATGCATCTCATTCTCAGATAACAAATGttagatattttttaaaggtgAACAAGCAAATCAAATTGAGCTCACTAATACATTGTGGCATGTACAACTGTACAGACTGACAGATTAAAACTGTTAATATTCACAACCATTTGTTTCTATGTTTTAAGACAAGAAATCAATAGGAGAGAGTAAATGCGATGAGAACTCGAAGCTGCCATTTTCCCCGCATGAGCCTAGGCCCAAAAAGTGAGGAGATGCATTAACCACAAGAGTTTTTATTCTAAAGTTGAAAGCCCTGCAGttaatacaaaacatacaatagTGAGACATGTTCAAATTAGCGTTTCTCcacaaatgttttttgtaattcTTGAACATTTGAGTCACTGTCTGAGacaggaaaaatgacaaaaatcacCAGGAACTCAGATGAACTTTCTTCTCAAAACCACTCCATCACTCCCAGTTCCCCAGTGGGGGGAGGTGGTTGCTATTGCTTTAGGAGGGATGAAGCGTTTCTATGGTTGCTGAGAATCAGAGGtacataatacaataataatataaaagagGAGATATATCCATTCAATCTCTATCTGAGGTAAGCCTGTGCATGTGGCTTACCTTGGCTTTTCATGTGGAAGCTCTGCAGTTATCGCTTGAATCAACTGACCCCTCACGTCCTGGTTCATGGCAGCCGAATGAAATCCATCTAGGACAAATCCGCCCACAGGACGCTTTGCAGTCTCTCGAGTGGAGCGGAGCCTCTCCTCCATTATATCTCCGCCTTCCACAACTCCAAATATTTCAGCCTGCTTCAATTCCTGCAGACAAAGCCAAAGAGTTTACGAATACCTGTAACaaacaagataaaaaaatacttcATGATATTTAGTGCAGAATCACAAAATTGAAAAAGCAGAATTCTAATCTGCTAtttcagtgtatgaaatttagaggcatctagtggtgaggtttcgaaattgcaaccaacggctcactccacccctccctttcgaagcactacggtggctgcacaggacaaagatgtcatcacgttttcgcttctttgcttaAGGAGATAACATACTTATGAAatacgctctgtagagcagtttgtccgtttagggctactgtagaaacaacatggagaattccatgaaAGGGGCACCgcactgtatgtagatagaaatagctcattctaagttaataaaaacaaacgacttccttatgtaaggtctttatacacctctgaaagcatagttatgaatattatattgcatttcgctcaatagatcttccaaaaaatgacacacagcaccttaaaatgtaaattaaatgtgaTTAAAACAATGAGATGGCCACTAAAGAGTAATCGCAATAATTCACTAGAGGTACAAAATAAAGGACTGTCATGTGACCGGTGTTGTATATGTCAGTTCTACGTGCAGCCAGAGGTATTGAGAAAGTATTCAGGACTCTAAATTTCAGCCGGTGCTTTTGTGCACAGACCTGGGTCTTCTGGTGCAACATCAGACACTCATCCAGATGGGCCAGAGTTCGGTCCACTGCTTTACGGACTCTCTTGCGAGATGAATTGGCCTGCCAGGTCTCTCCATCTGCCATACTCTGATAGCAGTCGGGCTGGATAGCTGCCTGAATCGCCATGAACCGGGCCGCTGTCAGCTCTATCCGGCCACCACTTCCCCACACGGATACTGTCTGTTAAACCAACACACAGCCCTTATAACAGGTTTTATAACATTAGCTATAAGACCGGCTGACAAAAAAGGGACACGTATTCTACCCAAAAATTCCTTAAGACACGGTTCTCTAACCTTGTTGGTGACGTGACCAGCAGGGTTGGGGTTCACAGAATCGTGCAGAGAGCAGAAGAGCACAGTATTATGAAGACCTGCATAAAGACACCATCATCATCAAATGAATTATTTGATGAAACAGTTGATCAACCATAACTAGCACAGCTCTAACCAACAAACATTACCATATAAATCGAAGATTTCTAAGATTGTAACAATCCATCCTAAAGTGAATgtcaagaaatacaaaatatattttacaaacgCTTAGTGCTGGAATGCCTGAGTACAGTCATATGCAATCAGGCAGAACACTTGCTCATTATAACAACACTGTTTACTGGCAAAATAAACTTGCTTTTCGCAAGACatgaaaatgcatttatatGGAGATTACAACAAACTGGGGCACCGATGAGTGCTGTCGAGGGCAAAAGTGTACATTTGCATAGCGTGTCCAAACTGATTTAACTTTAGTGCAGGAGCTCATGCTGAAGATAAGTGAACTTGTATAAAAGACGAAAAGGTCTAGAGATAATGGCTAAATGGAGCTGAttatatgaaaaaataacagaagTGAGCAATAGCAGTTGTCTTTTTAGCCCAGGTTTCCCCTTCATAATTAACCATAGGACCCTTTTTGCTGCCTCAAGACATTTTCTGAACTATTTTCTGAGTTTCAGAACGTTATGTTGTGAATGCTATTACATCTCTCATTACTTGTTGAATTGCTGAAGGCAACAACTGAAACAGAGTCAGAGACCTTTCCATTATGGTTGTGAAATGAAAacctattttattttaaaaaatgtatctgtCACATGcacccaaacatgaacacattacAATTTGTAAGGAGTCAATTATTAGTCGTTGAGAAAAAGAGGTTGTTAAAGCAAGAAGTTACACTGACACAATGCTCCACTGCAAAGATGACTGGTTAACAAGGTATTTTTCCACgtaataattttaaaatcatttttattattcagttGCATAgcatttgagatattgttaaACTTATATTAGCAGCACTAAGTGGAATTGGGCTCTTATCTTATTCATTTAACAATGGCCATTGGCCAATgatcattattataaatgtataatatacaaacacatatgtatatatgtgtatgtgtgtcctGGTAAACCCTACAGTGTGAGGACCAAATATATTCCCACAAAGATAATACCAGTAATTGTTTtaccttgtggggacatttttttgaaaaaatagCTTGCTGTCTGCAGTCAATTTAGACTTTTCTGACTACTTAACACATCGCTGACAGACTTAAAATAAGTCAAAACAAATACCAAGGTACAGAAGTAACAGTGTAAACTGCTAACCTGCAAATTTTCTTACACCCTCTTTAAATTCTTCAAGCACCTCCTGATGCTCTgcactgaaaaacaaacaagcacaaatCGCTTCGATGTTTCAATAGTTTAGGTAACATACATGTCCAAACCATTTACAATGGTTCATGGTACTGAGGAATGAGTCAATAATAATATGATAATAATCCTAAGCACCCAGTCCTTATGCAAAAGAACTTTACCTCATAAAAAACAATtcttaaattgtatttttctgtttagagaacaaatgaaaaacaaaattccAAAATTAATTGCAGAGTTTCTTGATGTGGCCAttcaatttaaacaaaatagtatataaataatattatatgttGACAACCTCTTTTCCAGGCAAGTTTTACTTTTCCATCAATTATGACCAAATGCTGTGAACTTAActaattataaaataacataccACCCCTTTTGGCTAGAAAGAATACTGGAAAGATGCAATACTCTATCAATATTAAGATGAATAACTTACAGGCTTTCTACCGTAACTTGGGTGACTGAGGGTAGATCACTTAGTGTGTGTAATGTGTCCTGGGTCAGATGGGGTACAGTTGCACATCGGGTGTACAGGAGACAGCCGGGCACCTCTAGGCAGTGCTGCCCTGTCTTCCCCAATCCAGTCAAAACACCCAAGCGACATCCCTGAACCACTCGTGACAATTCCAGCTTCATCACACCTGTACAACTGTGGCTTGTCTTAAAATGAATGCAACTGAGATCTAGAAAGATGACAACAGTTCTCTTGTCAGCTCTGATTTTAAGAGACATATAGAGTTTATAAAAtgcaaatatcgacacatttaataataaaactaagAGAAAAACACTACTCTCTAGTTTCCAAACTTATCCATGTAAGAGTGATAAAAGTATACAACGAGCACACTACACCAACAACATCATTTCTGCTTTGTCTAAAATACAACATATtcaatgtggaaataaataaaaagttataATATCCCCTTATTCTTACCTATTTCATGTAAAATTGCTTTAGAAAGCAGAACATGTGAGAACCCCCGTCGCAGAATTACTGCGTAACGTTGGTGCTTGGAGTAGCGTCTCACATTTACTACGTCACTACAGCATCTAAAGAGCAAAGTCATggattttatatatgtatttatttatatgtataattaTTGTCGGTCTATCTAGCTAACAGATGTTAGACTAAAACATATGTATTTTATCTGGCGCTAGAAGCCCATTCATAAACGTATGATGGCGTAGCAACGGTTTCCATGGTTACATGGAAGCAGCTTCTGACCAGTTGTAGTTCTTTTTCGGCCCGGATTGCTTGACGCTCATACTACGCATGCCTGCGCAAACTCTAAGTCCCATAACTCCTTCGCAAGGTAAAAGTTTTCCCCTGTGTTTGTTTTGCGGGGAAGCTCAAGTTTCTGTATAATCTATACTGTAAATGAGTAAACGCTGAAAACTATTTATTTGCTACCCAGACGAACTGGCGATCATGGCGTATTCCATGCACAGACCGGATATATTTCGCTGGAAAACATTTAATAAGAGTAAAACAGGCATCAATAAGGCAAGTAACGTTAACTTCCTCTTGGCACTTTCTATAATTAACGCACCTGTagtcacatttaaataaaatacatttaattaacaTATGATTTAATTGAATCATATAATGTGCAATAACGTAAGCATGGGTAGTGTTTCTTCGACATTTCAACCCCCCTCTTTTAAATATTCATCCAGGTGTATTTTATTCATCTAACGTTAGTTAATTTCAAACTCAGGTTGTTTGGTCATGCACATATAATGGATGGATCTGTGACTAAGCAGAGggatttagtttaaatgtgcaATGCAAACCAACAGGTGTATTCACAATAAAGCTGGTTCATGATAATACAATGACATTAATCCAGGGATTAGACGTGCCGtataatattcatataaatgtattttctcaTGAGTTTATGACTGTAGAGAATGCGGTGCGGGTTCAACCTATTTGATACAGTGTGCAGAGCTAAATTATGTCTCTGATGTAGCAGGCGCAGCTGAATGAGGATGATATAAAGCAGTGGATGAAGGTAAGTACATTTAAATCATGATATTATGCAAAACAAACCATTATTTtttgccattgtttttttcataaTCATACTTTCTTTTGCATTATCATTCACAGAAGGTGGAAATGGCTTCCGAGTTTGCCGTAGCTGAGGTGTTTTCTTTGAAGAAagcacacagtggtaaacatagTGTGGCACTGCAGAGCATAGAGCAGCTACAGGATCATGATGATGCCTACAGTGAAGGTGCACCTATTAAAATTCTGCACTtacagggacagttcacccctaaatgaaaaatgtttcaacttttattcaccctcatgtcattctaaacctgttttgagtttcttatgcagaacacacaaaaaaagatatttttaacaaCTTTTGTAATTAAACAACACTGTACCCCATTCATTTCCATTGCATGCACATAAAACTACtgtcttcttttatgttctgcagaagaaagagtcaaatcacgaaggtgaataaatgatcacagCATCATAACAATAGTCATGTGGTAACATGTCCTTTAATCTTCATATTCTACAGCTCAGTCTATTCTGAGCGAGTGGATGAACCAGAAGTTACGTCTGGAGCTTGAAATGGACGatgaggaagaagaagaggagatgAGTAAAATGGAGAATTCAGAAACCAAACAATTAGTTAAAAACACACAGCCCAGCTATAATAACTTTGATGGTATTCATTTAGGATTTAcctgctttgtttttctttaactcaaacttcatttatttaaaaatcaaaatcCTTTAATtgattctctctctttttagaGATGTACTCTCTCCTATCACAGGAAGAGGAGAACTCTGTGGTAGAGAATTTTCTCCAGGACCTGATGGAAACTGAGGTGTTGGACTTTAGAATGGCTGAGGATCTCAAAGTGAACTCCGACGAAACTAAAAAGACATGGAGAGACCCCAGCGTCACCATAGAGATGCGACACAAACAGGTGAAGGAGAATCGTGCACGAAGAGATGCAGAGCGAGAACAAATGCTCAAAGAGAAGGAAGTGTTGAGGGAGGCGCGAGAGGGGGCGCGGCGGCTGGAACAGGAAAAGCAGGCAAGGAAGAAACAGGAGGCACGCAAACAGGAGGAGATGATACAGCAGGAGATGATTCGCTTGCGGAGGGAGATGGAGGAGAAAAGGAATGTGGAGCTGCTTGCACGAAACATGTATAACTACAACATTTGCACTCAACCAaactttgttgtgttttaacttCTGATTATTTAATAGCATTAGACTTAATGAATATAAGTGTTGATTGTTCATGAAATACAGTGGTCTAAACAAGTATTTAGATTGAGGGAAGGCTCCtttctagggatgtaacaatattatagatatcgtgttatcgcaatagcaagcaagcaagcaaagtttatttataaagcactttacaACCACCTAAGtggaccaaagtgctgtacagaaaaaataaaatagcaaaattgtctcaatattatcgtggtcacatgactgtatgaaacgataggtcttccgggccttaCATAGAGAATGTTCGAAAAAATCATAGATGTTACCTtcggcaaggtccatctggtgcaattattatatttaaaaaaagggatttttaggtatccatctcatactataactcatacctctaagcaaccgttatgattagaggataaagaaaagaggatgcttacgGGAAGGTTTCCaagtcatttgtcattttaaatattgcaataaatatcaCACCGTGGACTTTATTCCAAGGTATTACCGTACAGAGagtttgatattgttacatccctactccTTTCTAAACTTTTTAAGCTCAAAACTGTacaaatgtatacaattttCACAACGATTTTCTCGttctttaatgtattaattgACATTTGTGTTGAACagggagagagaca comes from Triplophysa rosa linkage group LG23, Trosa_1v2, whole genome shotgun sequence and encodes:
- the qtrt2 gene encoding queuine tRNA-ribosyltransferase accessory subunit 2 isoform X2; translated protein: MKLELSRVVQGCRLGVLTGLGKTGQHCLEVPGCLLYTRCATVPHLTQDTLHTLSDLPSVTQVTVESLAEHQEVLEEFKEGVRKFAGLHNTVLFCSLHDSVNPNPAGHVTNKTVSVWGSGGRIELTAARFMAIQAAIQPDCYQSMADGETWQANSSRKRVRKAVDRTLAHLDECLMLHQKTQELKQAEIFGVVEGGDIMEERLRSTRETAKRPVGGFVLDGFHSAAMNQDVRGQLIQAITAELPHEKPRLILGVGCPDEVISCAEAGVDLFESFFPFQVTERGCALNFNYTINPDPETAVLELNGETPAVTKPSKNGDENMTPFEINLKDKRYQDDFHPLVEGCDCYCCQKHMRAYVHHLLVTNELLAGVLLMLHNMAHYLGFFKALREAIANDRLQDFKNRVLSCRERDV
- the qtrt2 gene encoding queuine tRNA-ribosyltransferase accessory subunit 2 isoform X3 is translated as MKLELSRVVQGCRLGVLTGLGKTGQHCLEVPGCLLYTRCATVPHLTQDTLHTLSDLPSVTQVTVESLAEHQEVLEEFKEGVRKFAGLHNTVLFCSLHDSVNPNPAGHVTNKTVSVWGSGGRIELTAARFMAIQAAIQPDCYQSMADGETWQANSSRKRVRKAVDRTLAHLDECLMLHQKTQELKQAEIFGVVEGGDIMEERLRSTRETAKRPVGGFVLDGFHSAAMNQDVRGQLIQAITAELPHEKPRLILGVGCPDEVISCAEAGVDLFESFFPFQVTERGCALNFNYTINPDPETAAR
- the qtrt2 gene encoding queuine tRNA-ribosyltransferase accessory subunit 2 isoform X1; this translates as MKLELSRVVQGCRLGVLTGLGKTGQHCLEVPGCLLYTRCATVPHLTQDTLHTLSDLPSVTQVTVESLAEHQEVLEEFKEGVRKFAGLHNTVLFCSLHDSVNPNPAGHVTNKTVSVWGSGGRIELTAARFMAIQAAIQPDCYQSMADGETWQANSSRKRVRKAVDRTLAHLDECLMLHQKTQELKQAEIFGVVEGGDIMEERLRSTRETAKRPVGGFVLDGFHSAAMNQDVRGQLIQAITAELPHEKPRLILGVGCPDEVISCAEAGVDLFESFFPFQVTERGCALNFNYTINPDPETAGRSSPTVLELNGETPAVTKPSKNGDENMTPFEINLKDKRYQDDFHPLVEGCDCYCCQKHMRAYVHHLLVTNELLAGVLLMLHNMAHYLGFFKALREAIANDRLQDFKNRVLSCRERDV